The genomic stretch CCCATCCACTCATATCCTCACgattgtttgaaaaaaaaaaaataaataaaaaaaagaagaggaagaaaagaaggaGGAATGAAGGAGGATTAGCCAAAGCcctttattaaatattgataaTGATATTGCTGTGGTTGCCACAGCAGCTGACGAGGCCGTCTTATCTCCGTGTGTTGACAGCACgggctttgtgttttgttgatgGAGGCCAGTTTTGTTTAGAAGATAAAGAAaggttttcctttgtttacGATCTGTCTTTATGTCTTTGTCagtgtctttgtctctgtcttgtGCTTGTTGTCTAACTCTTCatcatttgttgttgttgtttttttctctgtgttcttcAGTGTCTTTATCTTCACCTTTATTTTGTCGTCCTTAACGTCTTATCTTTCATCCTAACTTTATCGATAGTTTACTGATGTtggtgttttcttcttcttcattttctccctccctcctcgtTCCCCTACATTCCCTCTCTGTATTCTGGCCTGGTCTTGCCctcttctctgttctttctctcaggATTTCTTGCCTCTGTTTTAAAGCTGTGAGCTCGGAGTGAGTGTGACTGAGATTTATGAACTACTCTCTTATTTAAGATTCATTAGGTTTCTGTGTGAGTGCAGAACAGAACAGGACTCTGGTATTTGACACAGAGACTTAGGTGGTTACTTCACTTCCGAAGTGGTTCCTTTGATTTTTGCCATTGTCTTGACagcctttatatatatatatatatatatatatatatatatattcatgacTCCACCTTGAAGCGGATATAATTCAGACCACTGTTTGATCAAGAACAACTAGGTTTTTTAAGAGAATACAGACACTACAGTTGAATCATATACGTTTTCCAactaaatgtgtaaataagtgGAAAATAGAAACAACTTCAACAACAATCATTGGCCACTTAACAGAAAAACCCACAATCCATATGAAATATGTGTTTACACGGCGTCGCAGTCggattaaaaacacgtatctccatttttacgTGTTTTCACTTACGTGTTAAATGTGGCATTAATCTCTGTCTGTTCACAGCGGCTAATATCAGAACGACTAATGAACAGCTGAGAAATCACAGCTTCTTTAACTAGTTTCTCCATTGGCTGCTAGAACTGTCAATCAACACCCCTCCCCCGTTCTCCCGGCGCTGTCTGAGTGTCCGTGCTACAGCTAACGACTGATCTCACGTTTACTCATGTGAAATATTAGAGCAGCGTGACTAAAACTAATCACAGTAAGGATTAAATAAGCTGATTTAGATCTAGTTTAGTGATGATACACTCTGCTTTTGCTGAAACACAGATACATAGCGGCAGTTCTGTAGGAGAATATGCTGCATGGCTGTGGTTACACGGAGGTGGGCGTGGCTTGTTGGAATCCACTAAAAGAAATCAGTGTTTGTCAGTGTTTGCtgtttacaaaacacacacaagtccATTTTACTTATGAAACTTTGGACATGCTCCCAATAAAGATACTTTCACATTTTGGAGCTGTACTGGGTGTAAATGGTGttatctgtggtttatttttactgtgacCCTCAGAGAAATACActcttttcttgctcctgaGAAGTTAGCtttttggagatacgtgtttttaattggacatatTCATTTGTatggtttgggggggggggttacttataataataattatacattgtttgaattagcaGGCTATATATAGTGTTTAGGTTTAATGATGAATTGATTGATATCTTTAGTAAACTCACATAATATTTTACAACATAAAGGTTCTGAGTCCTGCTCAAGGCCAGTATTCGACCACGTTCCCATTCAGGAGCAGTACCCTCAGAAACTGACTCTGAAACATCTAAATCTACACCAAAACTTTCATCAGTGACGGAATatcaaaaaaaaagtctttggCCGATCGTTTACTTGAGCCGTTTCTCTCCTGTTTGCAGAGTGGACTAGgctcttctctctgtgtttgcagcTCTGTCCATTCCTCATTATGTCCCCTCACCATGTGCCCTTTGTTGTCTCTTGGCTTTGCATTAGTCGTTATCGTCCATGCCTTTTCTCTGGAAGATAGTCCAGTCCCCTCTGGCCAGGCTCAGCGCTATCAGCTGTGAACACATTGCCCTGGAAGCTAGCGGTCAGCAGGTGGCCGTCCCTCATTCTgaaagttagagagagagagagagagagagagagagagagagagagagttgataACTGTTGTTTACATCCACACACATTCTCTATCACTACAACTCTCTCTAAACCAGCTTCTACTCCAGAGACAGAGACATGAACACGGCTCTTGTGGTAAACAGAAGACAGTTTCCAGGGCTTGGGGACACTTGTGTTATCACTGGTGTTAAACTTTTTGAAGTTTGAGAGCTGTTTGACATGtgtcttcatttattttattagacACAAAATTACACAGTTGAAcaaatgatcacatttcagaAGCCTACTAGGAATACAGAACAGAATCAGCCAATCAGGATTAGGaaacagaaccagaaccagaaccaacCAGAGACAAGGGACATAACCAGCCAATCAGTAACAGGAGACAGAAACTGCCAATCAGCTGCAGGACACAGAACTAGCCAATCAGAGACAGAGGACATaaccagccaatcagcagcagGACACATAACTAGCCAATCAGAGACAGAGGACATaaccagccaatcagcagcagGACACAGAACTAGCCAATCAGAGACAGGGGACATAACCAGCCAATCAGCAACAGGAAACAGAACCAGACAATCAGCTGCAGGACATAGAACTAGCCAATCAGAGACAGGGAACATAGCCAACCAATCAACTGCAGGACACAGAACTAGCCAATCAGAGACAAGAGGATATaaccagccaatcagcagcagGAGACAGAACCAGCCAATCATCTACAGGACACAgaaccagccaatcagagacaAGGAGTGGACAAATTAGGTGGAATTATATATCAATAAAACCAGAGGGTGAAACCAACAATAGccataaacataaaaacaaaaaacaataaacggAATCAAAAGACGGATTATTGATGTCACATCACAGTTTTATTATTGGATActgttatatttttatgagCCCAGAAATGCTGTATTAGAGCATCAGAAGTTAATAattggctctgtgtgtgtgtgtgtgtgtgctttctgtCAGTTTGAGAAGAGGAGCTCATTTTTCTGTTGTACTGCTATTAGTGTCTACACTTACAGGTTTACTATTACTGTGTTCTTGACATATTACTGAAGACATGGGaactcggtctctctctctctctctctctctctctctctctctctctctctctctctctctctctctctctctctctctctctctctctctctctcacacacacacacacacactcactctctcacacacacactcactctctcggTCTCTGACATGGACACACAATGTATACTGCAGTGACATAATAGAGTTGCCTGGGGGAGATGTGGTCAAGCTTTTGTTTATTGATTTCTGTCATAAGGACACCCTAAGATTTATAGCCCCATGGACCAGTCGGAGTCTCTGTGGATGAGTGCCACATTGCAGCTTTCCTCACTTCATCTGGTCCCCTCATAGATGTAGTGTTTTTCTGAGTAAATATGTTTACACTCTTTATGCTAAGTCTTGTTGTTTTACCCAGAAAAAGCTTTGCAAATACTGTAGTTGTCATTAATTTGAATTAAGGTGAGGAGACATATATCcttcctcttctccacagtggaacacagctcTGGTTCTAAAAGAattgtctgtgacctgctttggtccaagccccacagcagtgttctccccctgtgtaaacagccctgttcagaacgcccgctttcagcacctgttcctttaaatgataacgagccgctcgctgttcaccccgaccccgagcgcacagcagtgaggagcgaggagaagAAGCTCTGGTTATTAGccattttcgctctgttctctttctcagtgctcttatttctctgtgctcgttgtgtctgttttgctgtgtttaacctcgtgTTTGCGCTCTCACGTAAAGCACGGGTAAAGCTCTATGATTGGatagactcagacgagggggcgtgACAGTTCTAAAGTCTTTGCCCTTGACGTCGGAAGGGCGGCAGAATCAAAACGGCTCATTTAATCCTGTGTTATTCCACAGGAAGCTGACTGGGAGTTCtggtttcacagtgtgtgtgctgttgcATTCCGGATCCTCACATTGAAGCACACAGGCACCGAATAAGTGattatttcatcatttctaTTCTTTAATTTGAAGGTAGGAGGTGGGTTTAAGCTTTAGGTACCTGAGGACAGGTGTAAGAAAGACATCTAGACTGGAGCTTGATGGTGAATGCAGCGCTGTGTACAGTGTACTCTGCTTCTGGACCCGTCCAGTGTGTGAAAAAACATAAACACCAGAACGAGCAGCTCAACAGAGGCCATGTAAGTAAGTGTATTTGGGACTCAAAGATCAGTAGGTTGATGATCTCAAACAGGTGGAAATATTGGGGCTGAGGTGCCCCTAAGCAAGGCAACCAACCCCCAATTGCTTCCCGAGtgtggaggtggggggtggtgttcaAATGTGGAACAGGGTCAAATGTTGTGAAGAGGCAATGGAATTTGGTTACGTTATGTTACATTGAATGGGATAGTGATGGACAtttcagctgagagagaggtcATGAAGTGGTCAATTCAAGTCGGTTCAGATTCTATTGAAGTTTatgaattttattattattttttttttaaattagagaTTTTTCCAagtgtatttttcatttttaaaatataaataaataaataaataaatatttaaattgttatcAATTGTCTGATTGTTGTTAAATGATTTCATAGTCATGTGTCCACCCCTAGCTCAGAAGACTCCATTTTGTGACGCCCAGTGTGCAGACTCAGTATTAAaccaccatttaaaaaaaaaaataaataaataaataaataaacacagcaccTCATAGATTCTGTTCAGTCGTTGATCATTTTATTGAACACTTCCTTCTTTACAACATTTTAAGTGTTCTCTTCTTTAGTACCAGGAGTCCATGATGCGCCTCATGCTCATGAACCTCATGTTGCCCCAGTCCCTGAAGCTCCTGTAGTGTCCGGGTCCGAAGTACCACATCCTGCCTCTGTAGTTGGGCTGGTCGTACATCAGCCAGTGTCCGTCCATCACGTGGCAGGACATGCAGCCGTGAGACCAGTGGTAACGGTCTGTAAAGGAGTCGCAGTCATCGGTCATCTCCATCATCTGACCCATGTAGTTGTCCCTCTCGTACACCCTCATCCTGTAGGGTCCGCTGTACTGTAGTGGGGGGAGAAAGACGTAAACATCGATCAACTGACTTGCAAAATGACAACGACCAGTCAACTGATGATCTCACTCAGTGTCTTACCCTGGGGATCATGCGGCAGGACCTGATCCAGTTGGTCATGCCCCACATGCTCATGTAGTCGCTGTACTCTCCCCTCCTGATGAAGTGCTGGTTGCCCATGTAGTTGGGGCGATCGTACACCATCCAGCATCCGCTCTCCACTCTGCAGGAGTGACAGCGGCTCATGTAGGAGGACATGTCGGCGCAGTCGCTGCTGCACTCCCAGGAACGGCCGGAGAAGTTCCTGTCCTCGTAGAAGATGATCTGGGAAAGAGGAAGCGACAGGTCAGTGTGGAATCCCAGTGAAGGATTAGGAAAATGAGGAACATATCATTACTATAATGATTGAAACTACTAGCCCCAAACTTTGGTCCTTTGAATGATTCCAAACCCAAACAAGCTGAAGCTTACCTTGCCCATCATTTTGGCGGCTTGGGTTGGTTTGCTTTTCCAACTGAGCTGTTTCCAACTGGTGACTGACACGCTCTACTGGGGTTTAACCCCTTACATTTATACCTGACCGGACCCAAAGGATGGACGCACCTCCTATTGTCCAAAGCCCTGACCAAGCAGACTGGCCTGGAGGCCCAGCGAGAGAGGCCGAGGTGCTTTTATCTCTCTTCCATGTGACTCAGTCTCCAGAAGACTTTTGAATGGATCCCATGAGCGGTGACAATGCAGCGGTGTGTCCGCATTGTTGTGGACTTTACATTCCAGAGGCTTTCTGTCCTCACTTTGTTGAAAGTCAATGGACTTCACGTGTCCTCCAAGAATAACCCGCTTTGTTTCTTTAGTGTCCAGCTGAATCAGAAACACTTCTAGTGTCACAGGGGGGTCATTCATTCGCTAAAAAGGCCAATAAAGCTGGGTGTGTCCGACAGCAATAACTCCCTGAGTCAGTGCTGCTCCGGAAAGTCAGTGTACGGATCGGATCAGAGTCTCACTGACAGCAGCATGGCTACATCGGCAAGGATGTGAATCAAACTCCAATAAGACATTACAACAGGTGATGAGGGTTTATGTGGGTTACGTTAATCACTGCTTTATTCACTGAGATGGGAGTTGACAAAACGGTTATGGTTTCTCTaacgtaaataaataaaacaagaataataataaacacatattCAATAATTCAATGCATTTGGACATTTCCAGAATCATTGTGGTCCcttttaatgataataaattaatcaataaatgaataaataagtggATTTGAATAGGCATCAAAAAAAAAGTATTGCACTagatacacacatttatttatttatgtatttgtttgtttgtttgtgtcagaTGCTGCTTTCCAGCATATTATTTCAATTTGGTGTGATTCCGAAATTCCTAGTTTGGGATTTGGGATTGTTTTAGAAAATGTACGGCTCAGATTTCCAGACTGTAACAAATCTGCCCTGAAACAGTGGCTTTGTACCAGGCTCTTGTTCTGTGACTATTATAAATGACCTTAGCATAACCTCGTCTTCTCGTTCTATTATCAGAGGAACGCCAAGCAGTACCATCTTAATGAAGAGATATTCTACACAACAGATATTTATTCCCTGACCTTCAGAGACTGAGAGATATAACAGTGTGTTCGTTCCGAAGCGGGGAAATGGGGACGGAATTCCTTTGTGATTAAACCTTAGCTTAAAACCAACACTTAACATAAATGACTGAAGCTATTTGATGTTGTTTTGGACCGAGTCCTCGCCATCATTTCTGCCACCACCCCCCAATTTTCCAATGAGCCCTTTACTGGCAGATTTGCGTTTGTTGGGTGTTCTGTTGtctgtacacatatatacagccGGTAATTTGTTTACAGCAATCAGCCAATAAAATCGCTTTATTTCTTATCTGTTGACACAAACTGGGGTAATTACAATTCTGTAAACAGAGCTCAAACAAAGCTAATCTTCAGCCTGTGGAGTTCTACTATCAGCAACTCATTTAGAGACAAAgccaataaaacacacacacacacacacacacactctcacgtaTGTGACTAAACCCCAGACTTATTTTGCTTTCTGTTTTCTCAAGTCCATCTGGAGTCAGGAGTCCACACTTCAATGTTTTACAGTATTTAGAAATATTGTTTGCACTGTTTACAATTCACTGTTTGACAATTATGTGAGTtctagatctctctctctctctctctctctctctctctctctctctctctctctctctctctctcccacacacacacacacacacacccacacacaatgtctctctgtctgtactcGGAACTAATATATGGTTTGTATTTTCACCACTGAATTGTGGTTTATCTTCGtctatattttgattatttacattaattGGTAGGTTGCAGAATGTAAAGATGGCCACAGTATGTAGCTCTGTCAGTTATTTTCAACTACACAGGCCTCATAGTTTACCTTTTCACCGTGTGCTTCATTGGATCAGTGTGATCTTATTCAACAAGCAGTGTGTTGGTCTCTGATTTACGCACAGCATAATAAACTACTGACTAATCATCTACTAATCCCAGGCAGAAATACCtacaaataatattatataatggtGTTTATAACTAATGTGTTAATAgcaatgtaatatattttttttaaagcttaaaCTCCAatctttaattattattattattattattattattattattattattattattattaatcatatttttttcttcacctCAAGGAACACCCtctcctttaaaaaaataaataaataaagtattatATAAACTTTGTAAAACGTCAGGATCAAACGTCCCTGTTTATGTTAGAAtcatgactttttttttcatacatttgtcctgtaaatgtatgaaaacaaacaaacacacacacacacacacacacacacacactcacactcagcaCCTGCTTTATTAGGTGTGATTCCTATGTGCCATGTCAGCCTTTACTGGCCTCTTTCATGAGTCCTCTGGCGTTAACAAAGCACTGTTGTTTCCTGgatgtaaatgtatgtttataaCGAATATGCAAATATAGTTTatgcaaatatttacaaatttagCTCCAGCACGAAGCTGAGTGGCAGCGTAATTAGGTGCAGCTCTGGTTGTGCTGAGTCAGAGATGTGTGTTTGAGCTGAGGTTTGGGCCTGAGGGCTGAAGGCAGCGAATCCAAGGAGagaaaagttttatttatttgatgagGACAGGATGattttaatttctctctctttaattAATCTGCTCCTCATGTGAGACATGGACGCCGAGCACGTTCCCTGCATTAGACGAGTCTTCGGATGATAGTCACTGCTTATTTCTATTGTCACTGGTCCTCGTTCTGAAAATGCATCACTGTGGAGGAGCAAGGTTCTGTTGATCCATAGGCTGCTTGTGTTTGAGAAAAGACATCCAGCATGTGTCAGTGTCTACATATGACCATTGTGTTATCTCATTGTTAAAGCATAGACTTGTATCTCCGTTTATATTTGTATTGATgccactgtttatttattactgtGTTCATTGATTTAGAATTCCATGAACCTACAGATTAATCTAAGATTCCTAAAATTGTAAATGATAAATGTTACATGATACATTtttgacatacacacacacacacacactgccctaaTGTAGATATATGCATAGAAGCACATCTAATATAAAGGATTAAGGCCTGATATCACAcagtgtcatctgcgtaacaaAGTGACCACTAGGaggaatgtttaaaaactcttatGATTTTGTATATGTTCAAATACTTGAACGTGCATGATTTTGGTTGGTGTTTGGTGTGGTACCGTGGCAACATCATTGGCtcctgtgtgagagtgtgtgagacctGGGTTCGATTTCAAGTTTAGGCTTCCAGTCaatgctacaccaataagagcttttgggcaagactcctaacactgcgtTGGTTTACCTGTAACACCAGTGACCTTGCAAGATGCTCTGGATTCGAGTGTCTGCCAACATGCTGTACATTCTGGTGATCAGATTTATAATatagtcactgtccaaaaacatacatttccaTTTCTGTCGACCTTTAgttttcataatgaatgaactaagagaaatgctccaaatcaatttggaatatatatatatatatatatatatatatatatatatatatatatatgtatatatgtgtgtgtgtgtgtgtttcttttattCACTTCTATGAAAAGTTATGTGtattttcttcctcctcctgtaaCATCACTATGTTTTTGggggagatacatgtttataaTTGGACAGAGATGTTTGCCCTTCCAGTTTCTCACGATTCCAAACACGTTTAATGACAAAGTCTGGGCTCTGAAGTGGCACGGCCATTGCTGTAAGAAACATgagtattttatttgtttcattttgctACTTTCCTGTtctttagaagaaaaaaaaataaaggagaaTTGAATAAAGCTTTTTTTTGCTTCATTTTAGGAAATGTAATAAGGTAAggtttgtctgtgttgtgcaccatatacaatgtgtgtgtgtgtgtgtgtgtgtgtgtgttatatactGGTCAGTTTATCATAAACTAGTCACAGCCACTAAAGTCTTCTACACCACACACAGTAAGACGCTGggaagagtgtgtgttgtgactgCGGTTTGTTCTTGTGCTGGAGGTTTTGGAGCGACTGCTCAGGGCTTGCTCCGGGGCCTGAAGACCCAGAGCGCCGGACCCTCAGAGTCAACACACTCAGACTGTGCAGCAAATTAGTGTCCAGACTGTAACCTGCAGTTTTTCAGAGTGAAAACAGTCAGAACTTTCCTGCCTGATTGTGAAGGCAGCTCCAGCTGAGAAGGGGAAGTAGGGGCAGGACGGGAGGGGAAAGGGGGGAGGGGGATGAAGGTGCTGGCTGAGCCTCATCTGGCCTGACTTGGCCTTGTGAGCTATTTTTAGAATTGTCTAGTGTCCGCACGGTCTGATTTCATGCTGTTTTTATTAGTGGCAATTTTCACCTAAAAAAGTGTGTTCTGTATGGTTCTGTACAAAAGAGAATAGACAAATGTATAGATACATAGATGGATAGATACACATACATTATTGATCCCAGATGGAAATTCAAGGCAGTAGCTGTTCCACATAAaggagtaaaatataaaaataaaataataacaatacaaaCAAAACCCGAATACAGAATGTAAAATTAGTAGAagtataaacataaaataaaacagatattGACGAATCCCTCAGTGTGATGGAGGTAGTGAAGTCAACattgtaaacagtgtaaaacagTGCTGCAGTGCAGTTGTGTTGTCAGGGGTAAGTCTAATCAATGGTAGAGAGTACAGCAGAGTGACACTgttataatttttaatgtttaatggcCTGAGGGACAAAACACTTTCTGAATCTCTCTGTGGAGAAGGACTGGGACCGCAGTCTTCCACTGAAAAAGCTCCTCTACCAGATGATGGCGCTGTGCAGAGTGTGGCCCTCTCGGCTACTGATGTTTTTATTGTTCCACTTGTGTCATTAACAATTTTAATAATAGAGGAACCTATTTCAGTGGCAAATTAAACCATTTACCAAACCTTCATGACTCCACCTTGAAGCGGATATAATTCAGACCACTGTTTGATCAAGGACAACTAGGTTTTTTAAGAGAATACAGACACTACAGTTGAATCATATACGTTTTCCAactaaatgtgtaaataagtgGAAAATAGAAACAACTTCAACAACAATCATTGACCACTTAACAGAAAAACCCACAATCCATATGAAATATGTGTTTACACGGCGTCGCAGTCggattaaaaacacgtatctccatttttacgTGTTTTCACTTTTTTCCACGTGTTAAATGTGGCATTAATCTCTGTCTGTTCACAGCG from Hoplias malabaricus isolate fHopMal1 chromosome 2, fHopMal1.hap1, whole genome shotgun sequence encodes the following:
- the LOC136683844 gene encoding gamma-crystallin M2-like; this translates as MMGKIIFYEDRNFSGRSWECSSDCADMSSYMSRCHSCRVESGCWMVYDRPNYMGNQHFIRRGEYSDYMSMWGMTNWIRSCRMIPRYSGPYRMRVYERDNYMGQMMEMTDDCDSFTDRYHWSHGCMSCHVMDGHWLMYDQPNYRGRMWYFGPGHYRSFRDWGNMRFMSMRRIMDSWY